A genomic stretch from Alteribacter keqinensis includes:
- a CDS encoding glutamine ABC transporter substrate-binding protein, producing MKKRLFGLPFFMAAAVLAACGGADETGGDEAGEAEAEEDRPEYTVATDTNYVPFEFLNTETGEMEGFDIDLIHAIADRVGFDINLETVEFDGIVSGMGTGRYDIGIAGMTITEERAENFDFSDPYYDAGLILAVRADEEEIQSVDDVDGRPVATRAATTSYDYLEENTDAQIQTFPDIVNAYQDLTAGRVDAVIYDLPNVLYYIETEALGDMKTVGDTLTGEQYGIAFPSGSELTEQVNEALAEMMEDGSYGDIYEEWFGERPSNEE from the coding sequence GTGAAAAAAAGACTATTTGGTCTGCCGTTTTTTATGGCAGCTGCCGTACTTGCAGCCTGTGGAGGAGCCGATGAAACAGGCGGAGACGAAGCCGGTGAAGCAGAGGCAGAAGAAGATCGTCCCGAGTACACAGTCGCAACAGACACAAACTACGTTCCATTTGAGTTTCTCAACACAGAAACAGGCGAGATGGAAGGGTTTGATATCGACCTCATCCATGCTATTGCCGACCGGGTTGGATTTGACATTAACCTTGAAACGGTAGAGTTTGACGGAATTGTTTCTGGAATGGGAACAGGCCGTTACGATATCGGCATTGCCGGTATGACGATTACAGAAGAGCGTGCGGAGAACTTCGACTTCTCTGACCCTTATTATGATGCAGGTCTTATCCTGGCTGTCCGTGCTGATGAAGAGGAAATTCAGTCTGTTGACGATGTAGACGGCAGACCTGTTGCCACACGTGCTGCTACAACAAGTTACGATTATCTGGAAGAGAATACGGACGCTCAGATCCAGACATTCCCGGATATCGTGAATGCGTATCAGGACCTTACTGCAGGCCGTGTGGACGCAGTTATCTATGACCTGCCAAACGTCCTTTACTACATCGAAACGGAAGCCCTTGGCGATATGAAGACCGTTGGTGACACATTGACAGGTGAGCAGTACGGGATTGCCTTCCCATCAGGCTCCGAGCTTACTGAGCAGGTAAACGAAGCTCTGGCTGAAATGATGGAAGACGGTTCGTACGGTGATATTTATGAAGAATGGTTCGGTGAGCGCCCATCTAACGAGGAATAA
- the gltB gene encoding glutamate synthase large subunit, producing the protein MRKHGYPVKQGLYDPVNEHEACGIGMIANIDGSKSHAIVQNAINILSNLEHRGGQSADVSTGDGAGILTQIPHRFFVKQCDREDIVLPDEGEYGIGMVFLPEDQDTRMKCKAIFEEIIKEEGQTFLGWRTVPVNDSFVGIEAKKTKPAIRQVFIRCSQKINDQDEFERRLYIIRKRTEIEISKRLKGQDAFYISSLSTRTIVYKGMLVPEQLDSFYIDLNHPEFKSALALVHSRFSTNTFPSWKRSHPNRYTIHNGEFNTLRGNVNWMRARQQLCASEYFEEEDLKKILPVIDKNGSDSSMFDNCFEFLHLSGRSLAHTAMMMVPEPWANDETIDERKRDFYEYHSTLMEPWDGPAALVYTDGKQIGATLDRNGLRPARYYVTKDGMIVLGSEVGALDIFADDIEIKDRLTPGKMLLVDLEKGRIIPDEEIKLEIAGEQPYKEWVNDNLRNLEDLPESPIQAGPVENLREQQLAFGYTQEELNKILKPLVSGGKDPVGSMGYDSPLAVLSKKPQLLYNYFKQLFAQVTNPPIDAIREEIITMVQTTIGAEGSLVNPKPESCRHIRLKTPVLANSELEKLRVQSEEGFKAETLSILFDAKGEGEMDAALESLFEKAERAYEDGATLIILSDRGVSQEKAPIPALLAVSGLHHHLIRKGIRTRVSIILESGEPREVHHFATLLGYGAEGINPYLAFETLEDMRETGQIELSSYEETEKRFVSGVTDGVIKVLSKMGISTIQSYRGAQIFEAVGIHPDVIEKYFTRTASRLGGIKTDMIAKEVLMRHSRAFEEKRGSDERLEVGDEFQYREKGEDHQYNPKTIHMLQHACRSGDYELFKQYSKLLTDENNNLQSLRGLLSFKKRKSIPLEEVESVEAICKRFKTGAMSFGAISQEAHEALAIAMNRIGGASNSGEGGENPERFTADANGDLRRSSIKQVASGRFGVTSHYLVNADEIQIKIAQGAKPGEGGHLPGKKVYPWIAEVRGSTTGVELISPPPHHDIYSIEDLAELIHNLKNANPRARISVKLVSAVGVGTIAAGVAKGRADLVLISGYDGGTGAAPRSSIKHTGLPWEIGLAETHQTLLLNHLRDRIVVETDGKLMTGRDVVVASLLGAEEFGFSTAPLVVLGCVMMRVCHLDTCPVGVATQNPELRKKFTGEADHIVNFMRFIAMEARELMAELGFRSIEEMVGHTEVLEANKAIDHWKAKDVDLTALLHKPDVPESVSRFKTIDQNHGLDKALDNQELIPLCRNALDKGEPFEATLAIRNINRVTGTILGSEVTRRYGREGLSEDTIRLTFKGSAGQSFGAYIPRGMTLRLVGDANDYVGKGLSGGKVIVHPSNRATFKAEDNIIIGNVCFYGASGGDAYIQGIAGERFCVRNSGANVVVEGVGDHGCEYMTGGKVVILGETGRNFAAGMSGGVAYVLDEKGTFAQKCNRDGVLLQPVTSAEEKEAVFKMIEKHLHYTNSSNARRILHNWNGMIQNFVRVIPKHYEEMKNRIEYFENTGLERDEAEMKAFEESQKPKVSALT; encoded by the coding sequence ATGAGAAAACACGGATATCCTGTAAAGCAGGGATTATACGACCCGGTGAATGAACATGAAGCTTGCGGCATTGGAATGATTGCGAATATTGATGGTAGTAAATCTCATGCGATCGTCCAGAATGCGATTAACATTTTGAGTAATCTGGAACACAGGGGAGGTCAGTCAGCAGATGTAAGTACCGGTGACGGGGCTGGTATCTTGACCCAGATCCCGCACCGTTTTTTTGTGAAGCAATGTGACAGAGAAGACATTGTTCTCCCTGATGAAGGGGAATACGGTATCGGTATGGTCTTTCTGCCTGAAGATCAGGATACACGGATGAAGTGTAAAGCGATCTTTGAAGAGATTATTAAAGAGGAAGGACAGACATTCCTTGGCTGGCGTACTGTTCCTGTTAACGATTCGTTTGTGGGAATTGAAGCGAAAAAAACGAAGCCTGCCATCCGTCAGGTGTTTATCCGCTGCTCACAAAAGATAAATGACCAAGACGAGTTTGAACGTCGTCTGTATATTATCCGAAAGCGTACGGAGATTGAAATTTCAAAACGCCTGAAAGGGCAGGATGCTTTTTACATCAGCAGTCTGTCAACCCGTACGATCGTTTATAAGGGAATGCTTGTACCTGAGCAGCTTGACTCCTTTTATATCGACCTGAACCATCCGGAGTTTAAGAGTGCTTTGGCACTTGTACACTCCCGTTTCAGTACAAATACGTTCCCAAGCTGGAAACGGTCGCACCCGAACCGTTATACGATCCACAACGGAGAATTCAATACCCTTCGCGGGAATGTAAACTGGATGCGTGCCCGACAGCAGCTTTGTGCGTCTGAATATTTTGAAGAGGAAGACCTCAAGAAGATTCTTCCGGTTATTGATAAAAACGGCAGTGACTCGTCCATGTTTGACAACTGCTTCGAGTTTTTACACCTTTCCGGACGTTCTCTTGCCCACACTGCCATGATGATGGTGCCTGAACCTTGGGCAAATGATGAAACAATAGATGAAAGAAAACGGGATTTTTATGAATACCACAGCACATTGATGGAGCCGTGGGACGGTCCTGCAGCCCTTGTTTATACAGATGGGAAGCAGATTGGTGCCACCCTTGACCGCAATGGTCTCCGTCCGGCACGTTACTATGTGACGAAGGACGGCATGATCGTCCTCGGATCAGAAGTTGGTGCTCTTGATATTTTTGCTGACGATATTGAAATCAAAGACCGCCTCACCCCGGGGAAAATGCTCCTTGTTGATCTGGAGAAAGGCCGGATTATTCCTGATGAAGAGATTAAACTTGAAATAGCAGGCGAACAGCCGTATAAAGAGTGGGTCAATGACAACCTGCGTAACCTGGAAGATCTTCCTGAGTCTCCGATTCAAGCAGGACCAGTTGAGAATCTCCGGGAGCAGCAGCTGGCATTCGGCTATACACAGGAAGAGCTTAACAAGATTCTGAAGCCCCTTGTATCCGGGGGAAAAGACCCCGTCGGCTCAATGGGTTACGATTCACCGCTTGCGGTGCTGTCAAAGAAACCACAACTATTGTATAACTACTTTAAGCAGCTGTTTGCCCAGGTAACAAACCCTCCGATTGATGCCATCCGGGAAGAGATTATCACGATGGTGCAGACAACAATCGGGGCAGAAGGAAGCCTTGTGAATCCGAAACCTGAAAGCTGCAGACACATTCGCTTAAAGACACCGGTTCTCGCCAATTCCGAGCTGGAGAAGCTCCGTGTTCAGTCAGAAGAGGGCTTCAAAGCCGAAACCCTCTCCATCCTTTTTGACGCAAAAGGGGAAGGAGAAATGGACGCGGCATTGGAATCACTCTTTGAAAAAGCCGAGCGTGCCTATGAGGACGGCGCCACCCTGATTATCTTATCGGACCGTGGTGTCTCTCAGGAAAAAGCACCGATTCCGGCACTTCTTGCTGTATCGGGTCTGCACCACCACCTGATCCGTAAAGGGATCAGGACAAGAGTCAGCATTATTCTTGAATCAGGTGAGCCGAGAGAAGTCCATCACTTTGCGACCCTTCTCGGTTACGGAGCAGAGGGTATCAACCCTTACCTTGCTTTTGAAACCCTCGAAGATATGCGTGAAACAGGGCAGATTGAGCTTTCTTCTTATGAAGAAACTGAAAAACGCTTTGTTTCCGGTGTAACCGACGGGGTTATTAAAGTACTTTCCAAAATGGGGATTTCAACAATTCAAAGTTACAGAGGAGCTCAGATCTTTGAAGCAGTAGGTATTCACCCGGATGTGATTGAGAAGTACTTTACACGTACAGCCTCACGTCTCGGGGGAATCAAGACCGACATGATCGCAAAAGAAGTGCTCATGCGCCATTCCCGCGCTTTTGAAGAAAAGAGAGGCTCTGATGAGCGCCTTGAGGTAGGGGATGAATTCCAATACCGTGAGAAAGGCGAGGATCACCAGTACAATCCAAAAACCATTCATATGCTCCAGCACGCCTGCCGTTCAGGAGACTATGAGCTGTTTAAGCAGTATTCAAAACTATTAACCGATGAAAATAATAACCTTCAGTCTCTTCGCGGACTGCTGTCATTTAAAAAGCGCAAGTCAATCCCGCTTGAAGAAGTGGAATCGGTTGAAGCAATCTGTAAGAGATTTAAAACCGGTGCCATGTCCTTCGGTGCGATCAGCCAGGAAGCTCACGAAGCTCTTGCTATTGCCATGAACCGTATCGGCGGCGCCAGCAACTCCGGTGAAGGCGGAGAGAACCCTGAGCGTTTCACAGCGGATGCGAATGGAGACCTGCGCCGAAGCTCCATTAAACAGGTGGCTTCTGGACGCTTCGGTGTAACGAGTCATTACCTTGTGAATGCCGATGAAATTCAGATTAAGATTGCCCAGGGTGCGAAGCCCGGTGAAGGGGGACATCTGCCAGGTAAAAAAGTGTACCCGTGGATCGCAGAAGTTCGTGGTTCCACTACCGGCGTAGAGCTTATTTCACCACCGCCGCACCATGATATTTATTCGATCGAAGACCTGGCTGAACTGATTCATAACCTAAAAAATGCCAATCCTCGTGCGCGTATCAGCGTGAAGCTCGTTTCTGCCGTCGGCGTTGGAACGATTGCTGCCGGAGTGGCCAAAGGTAGGGCAGACCTCGTTCTGATCAGCGGCTACGATGGAGGAACCGGGGCCGCACCACGCTCCAGCATTAAGCACACAGGACTGCCTTGGGAAATCGGTCTTGCCGAAACGCATCAGACCCTTCTTTTGAATCATCTACGCGACAGAATCGTCGTAGAGACAGACGGGAAACTGATGACGGGAAGAGACGTTGTCGTTGCTTCCTTACTGGGTGCCGAAGAATTTGGTTTCTCAACTGCACCTCTTGTTGTTTTAGGCTGTGTAATGATGCGCGTCTGTCACCTGGACACATGTCCGGTCGGTGTAGCAACCCAAAACCCTGAGCTTCGTAAAAAGTTCACAGGAGAAGCGGATCACATCGTAAACTTCATGCGCTTTATTGCTATGGAAGCCCGGGAATTGATGGCAGAGCTTGGCTTCAGATCGATCGAAGAGATGGTTGGTCATACAGAAGTTCTCGAGGCCAATAAGGCCATTGATCACTGGAAAGCTAAAGATGTAGATCTGACGGCTCTCCTTCACAAGCCTGATGTTCCGGAATCTGTAAGCCGTTTTAAGACAATCGACCAGAATCATGGTCTGGATAAAGCCCTTGATAACCAGGAGCTTATTCCTCTTTGCCGCAATGCCCTAGATAAAGGAGAGCCTTTTGAGGCTACACTTGCGATCCGGAACATTAACCGTGTAACGGGGACGATTCTCGGCAGCGAGGTGACCCGCCGTTATGGTCGCGAAGGATTGAGTGAAGATACGATCCGCCTTACGTTTAAAGGTTCAGCCGGACAGAGCTTCGGTGCCTACATTCCTAGAGGGATGACTCTCCGTCTTGTTGGAGATGCGAATGATTACGTCGGAAAAGGTCTTTCCGGCGGGAAGGTCATCGTCCATCCGTCGAACCGGGCCACGTTTAAAGCAGAAGATAATATTATTATCGGTAACGTGTGTTTCTATGGTGCGTCAGGCGGGGATGCCTATATCCAAGGGATTGCCGGTGAGCGTTTCTGCGTAAGAAACAGCGGTGCAAATGTGGTTGTAGAAGGTGTCGGTGATCACGGATGCGAATATATGACTGGCGGTAAAGTCGTGATTCTTGGCGAAACCGGACGTAACTTCGCTGCCGGTATGAGCGGCGGTGTGGCATATGTTCTTGATGAAAAAGGGACGTTTGCCCAGAAGTGTAACCGTGACGGGGTCCTTCTTCAGCCTGTCACCAGTGCCGAGGAAAAAGAAGCCGTCTTCAAGATGATTGAAAAGCATCTTCACTATACAAACAGTTCGAATGCCCGTCGCATTCTTCATAACTGGAATGGGATGATCCAAAACTTCGTCAGAGTTATTCCGAAGCACTATGAGGAGATGAAAAACCGTATTGAATACTTCGAAAATACGGGACTCGAGAGAGACGAGGCAGAGATGAAAGCTTTTGAAGAAAGTCAGAAACCAAAAGTGTCGGCATTAACGTAA
- a CDS encoding MFS transporter has translation MWKNKNVWILLIGEFVAGVGLWLGIIGNLEFMQALVPSDFMKSLILASGLVAGIAIGPWAGRITDRLKKKTVMLAAGFVRSISVCFMFVAIHNESVLWMVVFLITIQLSAAFYFPALQAAIPLVVQEKDLMELNGVYMNVSTLSRIGGTAAAGALLVVISLTMLYLASLIAYMALFILTLFLTIKEENPRQKHNSTEEMETSFRDVFPVIKRMPIVYMTLTMAVIPLLFLGGFNLMVINISEIQNSAEIKGVLYAAEGTAFMLGAFFVKWISQKQSHYHILFFCSFLVGASQLLLYFAHIPVITILAFILFGFAVGCFFPSAATIFQTKVPKEFHGRFFSFRNMLDRVIFQVVLIMTGAMLDIIGLSHMAVIIGIVSIMTTVMFLIVFRRNKEEGNMEVSRAG, from the coding sequence ATGTGGAAAAATAAAAACGTATGGATTTTATTAATAGGAGAGTTCGTCGCAGGTGTGGGATTATGGTTAGGGATTATAGGAAACCTGGAGTTTATGCAGGCTCTTGTTCCCTCTGATTTTATGAAGTCTCTCATTCTTGCTTCCGGTCTTGTGGCAGGTATAGCTATAGGACCATGGGCCGGACGGATAACAGATCGCTTGAAGAAAAAGACGGTGATGCTCGCTGCAGGCTTTGTTCGTTCCATCAGCGTTTGTTTTATGTTTGTTGCAATACATAATGAGTCCGTCTTATGGATGGTCGTTTTTCTTATTACTATTCAGCTTTCAGCAGCTTTTTATTTTCCTGCACTGCAAGCAGCGATCCCCCTTGTTGTGCAGGAAAAAGACCTGATGGAACTCAATGGTGTATATATGAACGTGTCTACCCTGTCACGGATAGGAGGAACAGCTGCAGCTGGTGCCCTCCTCGTCGTCATCTCCTTGACTATGCTCTATTTAGCGTCATTAATCGCATACATGGCCCTATTTATATTGACGTTGTTTCTGACCATTAAAGAAGAGAACCCGAGACAAAAACACAACAGCACAGAAGAAATGGAAACATCGTTTAGAGACGTCTTCCCGGTCATAAAAAGAATGCCAATCGTTTATATGACACTCACAATGGCCGTTATTCCTCTCCTTTTTTTAGGAGGGTTTAACTTAATGGTGATAAATATAAGTGAAATCCAAAACAGTGCAGAAATAAAAGGGGTACTCTATGCTGCTGAAGGTACTGCCTTCATGCTTGGTGCCTTTTTTGTGAAATGGATCAGTCAAAAGCAATCACACTACCACATTCTATTCTTTTGTTCATTTTTAGTCGGGGCTTCTCAGTTGCTCCTCTACTTTGCTCATATTCCTGTGATTACCATTCTTGCATTCATTCTTTTTGGATTTGCGGTAGGATGCTTCTTCCCTTCGGCAGCCACTATCTTCCAAACGAAAGTACCGAAAGAGTTCCACGGCCGGTTCTTCTCATTTAGAAATATGTTGGACAGGGTTATTTTTCAAGTTGTCTTGATCATGACAGGAGCCATGCTCGATATTATTGGTTTATCACATATGGCAGTTATTATTGGTATCGTTTCGATTATGACTACCGTCATGTTCCTGATTGTATTCAGAAGAAATAAGGAAGAGGGGAATATGGAAGTAAGCAGGGCAGGCTAA
- a CDS encoding DUF421 domain-containing protein has product MEPSFLDMTFKLILGFFFLFLITRLLGRTTINQLTPFDFVSAIVLSELLGNAVFEQNVPVYFVVYSIFLWGILLVIMEKGLLKLKGLRGPLEGKPAIVIRDGKIDRKELKKNRMNLNQLMSLLRQSEVFSVREVAFAILESNGGISILKKSKYQKVTIEDLKLQEPPVYLPVSVILDGEVLEDNLQELGLTRPWLTNELSARGIYEPRNVMYADYLEGDGLFVVKMSGVKENS; this is encoded by the coding sequence ATGGAGCCTTCTTTTCTTGATATGACATTCAAACTCATTCTCGGATTCTTCTTTCTCTTTCTCATTACAAGACTGCTTGGACGAACGACTATCAACCAGCTCACTCCTTTTGACTTTGTTTCAGCAATTGTATTGTCTGAGCTTCTTGGGAATGCCGTCTTTGAACAAAACGTTCCTGTTTATTTCGTCGTCTACTCGATTTTCCTATGGGGAATTCTCCTTGTGATTATGGAAAAAGGACTATTGAAGTTGAAGGGGCTGAGGGGACCGTTGGAAGGAAAGCCTGCGATTGTCATTCGTGATGGGAAGATTGACCGCAAAGAGCTGAAGAAAAACCGGATGAACCTCAACCAGCTTATGAGCCTTCTTAGACAGAGCGAAGTTTTCTCTGTGAGAGAGGTCGCGTTTGCTATTCTTGAATCAAACGGCGGCATCAGCATACTGAAAAAATCAAAGTATCAAAAAGTCACCATTGAAGACTTGAAGCTTCAGGAACCTCCTGTCTACCTCCCTGTGAGCGTCATTTTAGACGGGGAGGTTCTTGAGGATAACCTTCAGGAGCTGGGCTTGACCCGTCCCTGGCTCACAAACGAACTCAGTGCCCGGGGAATCTACGAACCCCGCAACGTCATGTACGCCGATTACCTTGAAGGGGACGGATTGTTTGTGGTTAAAATGTCGGGAGTAAAAGAAAATTCCTGA
- a CDS encoding amino acid ABC transporter ATP-binding protein, with translation MIQVRDLHKSFGDLEVLKGIDADVKEKEVVCVIGPSGSGKSTFLRCLNMLEEITSGEVVIDGEKLTDPKVNINKLRSRVGMVFQHFNLFPHMTVLENVMLGPLKVKEMKKAETEELALALLEKVGLSDKAHVYPGSLSGGQKQRVAIARALAMNPKVMLFDEPTSALDPELVGGVLEAMKDLAKEGMTMVVVTHEMGFAREMGDRVIFMDQGKIMEEGKPEEIFDNPQNPRTQDFLRMVL, from the coding sequence ATGATACAAGTCAGAGATTTACATAAGTCGTTTGGTGACCTGGAAGTATTAAAAGGCATTGATGCAGATGTGAAAGAAAAAGAAGTGGTCTGTGTTATCGGCCCCTCCGGATCAGGTAAAAGTACGTTTCTCCGCTGTCTTAATATGCTTGAAGAAATTACTTCAGGTGAAGTTGTCATTGATGGAGAGAAGCTGACCGATCCAAAAGTGAACATCAATAAACTCAGATCCCGGGTAGGTATGGTATTTCAGCATTTTAACCTGTTCCCTCATATGACTGTCCTTGAGAACGTCATGCTTGGGCCGTTAAAAGTGAAGGAAATGAAAAAAGCCGAAACCGAAGAACTGGCTCTTGCCTTACTGGAAAAAGTCGGTCTTTCCGATAAAGCTCATGTGTATCCAGGAAGCTTATCCGGCGGACAAAAGCAGCGTGTCGCCATTGCCCGTGCTCTTGCCATGAATCCAAAAGTAATGCTCTTCGATGAGCCTACTTCGGCTCTCGATCCGGAGCTTGTCGGCGGCGTTCTGGAAGCCATGAAAGATCTTGCCAAAGAAGGAATGACCATGGTCGTTGTTACACACGAAATGGGATTCGCCCGGGAGATGGGCGACCGTGTAATCTTTATGGACCAGGGAAAAATCATGGAAGAAGGCAAACCGGAGGAGATTTTTGATAACCCTCAGAACCCGCGTACTCAGGATTTCCTGAGGATGGTGTTGTAG
- a CDS encoding amino acid ABC transporter permease, whose translation MFDFLSPHISGTLPFIYRGLQLTIFITFSGFFFGFIIGALTGMMRLSNNKIIYGIATVYIELVRGTPILVQALFLYFGISDFVGINFSAVTAGIIAIAINAGAYIAEIVRGGVESIDKGQTEAGRSIGLSSSQTMRYIIWPQAFRRMIPPLGNQFIISLKDTSIFAIISLNEVTYLIRQYVSTTASPFVPYIMLCLAYLVITIPAMVILRRIERKLDV comes from the coding sequence ATGTTCGATTTTTTAAGCCCGCATATTTCAGGTACCCTCCCTTTTATTTACCGAGGGTTACAATTAACCATCTTCATCACGTTCTCCGGCTTCTTCTTCGGATTTATTATCGGAGCCCTCACCGGAATGATGAGGCTGTCCAATAACAAAATCATTTACGGCATTGCGACCGTTTATATCGAGCTTGTACGCGGGACACCGATTCTCGTGCAGGCACTCTTTTTATACTTTGGTATATCTGATTTTGTCGGTATTAACTTCAGTGCTGTCACAGCCGGTATTATTGCCATCGCGATTAACGCAGGTGCCTATATCGCTGAGATTGTCCGCGGTGGTGTCGAATCCATTGATAAAGGACAGACCGAGGCCGGCCGCTCAATCGGCCTGAGTTCTTCCCAGACGATGCGGTATATCATCTGGCCGCAGGCATTCCGCCGCATGATCCCGCCACTTGGAAACCAGTTCATCATCAGTTTGAAAGATACATCAATCTTTGCGATTATTTCATTAAATGAAGTAACCTATCTCATCAGACAGTACGTAAGCACCACAGCGAGTCCGTTCGTACCGTATATCATGCTTTGTCTTGCATATCTGGTAATTACAATACCGGCCATGGTAATACTGAGGCGTATTGAAAGGAAGTTGGACGTATAA
- a CDS encoding DUF421 domain-containing protein, which yields MEPSFLDMTIKLILEFFFLFLITRLLGRTTINQLTPFDFVSPIVLSELLGNAVFEQNVPVYFIVYSIFLWGILLVIMEKGLLKMKGLRGPLEGKPAIVIRDGKIDRKELKKTRMNINQLMSLLIQSEIFSTLLFSAQPKIDSSLLSLL from the coding sequence ATGGAGCCTTCTTTTCTTGATATGACCATCAAGCTCATTCTCGAATTCTTCTTTCTCTTTCTCATTACAAGACTGCTTGGACGAACGACCATCAACCAGCTCACTCCTTTTGACTTTGTTTCACCAATTGTATTGTCTGAGCTTCTTGGAAATGCCGTCTTTGAACAAAACGTTCCTGTCTATTTTATCGTCTACTCCATTTTCCTATGGGGAATCCTCCTTGTGATTATGGAAAAAGGATTATTGAAGATGAAGGGGCTGAGGGGACCCTTGGAAGGAAAGCCTGCGATTGTCATCCGTGATGGGAAGATTGACCGCAAAGAGCTGAAGAAAACCCGGATGAACATCAACCAGCTTATGAGCCTTCTGATACAGAGTGAAATTTTCTCTACTCTACTCTTCTCAGCTCAGCCAAAGATTGATTCTTCTTTGCTCTCCCTGCTTTAG